Sequence from the Strix uralensis isolate ZFMK-TIS-50842 chromosome 1, bStrUra1, whole genome shotgun sequence genome:
CCATCACTTCGATGGCACAAGACATTTCCTGCAATAAAATGAGGAGGAACCTGCTCACGGAAGCAGTGCACAAGCTGCAGCTTCCTCTCTGCTGAGGCGGATCTGCGAGCGGCAGTGATTTCAGGGAGCTGGGTGGCTCTAAAGAATTCATCAATTCCCTTCCGGGCTCCTGTGTCCAAACTGCCTCCAGCTCAGAAGGAccagtgtggggctgggggtggaaATCCCGGTTCAGGCCAGCGACTGGGAGTCCCAGGATGGGGGCGTGGAGCCTGAGGTGGTGATTCTCTCAGCTGTCTCCTTCAATCCCGATCTGCATTCTTCATCCCCATCTTCAGTTTATCATTAGACTGCAGCAATGCAGATTGATGAGATGTGTGATAGGAGAGCTTAAGGCTCCAGGCAGTGTAATTGTGATATTGGCATTAGCAGGAGGCATTGCAaacatgaaatttattttctgtgtacaGCTGTCTTGCAGAACTCAAGAGCAGAACTCGTCCTGCGATCACAGGGAGTGAAGTCTTTAATGACCTGCAAATAGCACCGAGAGAGCTGAAAAGTGGGGCTGCCAAAGCAGAATTTCTGCacagcagaatttaaaaataggCTGCTGCTGGCATTCTCGCTTACCCATCGTTCCTGGAAGCCCACGGGGAAAACGGCTCCCCAGCAGAGGAGAGACGCAGTCCCCTGACGTAACTTGCCTCGGCATCTACGCTGCAGAGTGGAAAGTTGCAAATTCAGTCATTTTACACCGGAGCATCCCTGACCATTGGCTGCATCTTTTCAAGCTCCAGGTCTGTGCTGGGTGCTGAGTCCTCTCCTCTCCGCAGAGCAGCAAGGCGGTGGGGGCACTGGGCAGACACCTCCTTGCTGTCCCGGCGGGACTGAGGAGTCCCTTTAGCTTAGCATCGTCAGCGCCTTCGGCGAAGCTCGGCACATGTGGGAGTAGAGACACAGGAGAGATGAACgcctctgcagaagaaaatgctCTTCAGAAGCTCCCACCAACAGCGAGAGGTGTCAGCCCCAGTCAAAGACAGGGAGACGTGTTGTGGGGAGAGCAGTTGGGCTAGAAAAAAGAGCTCGAGGGCGGGATCATGGGGAGTTGGGGGTGCTGAGCTGCATCTCTAAGCGAGGACGAGCTCTGCATTTACAAAGGACAACAGAGAACCAGGCCATGAAACACCACATCCCCCCCACAAGCGAGGGGTCTGTGATGACAGTCCAGGAAGCCCCCCCTGCAcactgcagcccccagcacagcaccGTCCCTCACAGGGAAGGGCCGAGGAGGGTCCCTGGTGCCATGTgctgaggagctggaggagatggGCAGCCACTGGCTGAGCCGGGGGTCCCAGCGGCAGAGGTGGGCAGCACCCACGGGTGCGGAGGGTGCTAGACCTGCCTGGGGCACAGCCCTGAGCCACAAGCGTAGGGTGGAGGGCAGAGGTGAGAAGAATACCCcttcttacccctgtactcagcactggtgaggccgcaccttgatgactgggttcaattttgggcccctcactacaaaaaggacattgaatgactcgagcgtgtccagagaagggcaacgaagctggtgcagggtctggagcacaggtctgatggggagcggctgagggaactggggggtttagtctggagaagaggaggctgaggggagacctcatcaccctctacaactacctgaaaggagggtgcagagagctggggatcggtctcttttcccacaagtgataggatgaaagGAAACGGCCTCGAGTTGTGTCAGGGGAGGtctagattggatattaggaaaaattccttcaccaaaagggttgtcaaacactggaacaggctgcccagggaaggggttgagtcacTGTCccaggaggtatttaaaagatgtgtagctgTGGCGCTGAGCGAGATCGTTTAGTGGTGGCAGTgttgggtttatggttggactcgataatcttaagggtcttttccaacctcagtgattctgtgattctaaaacaAGGTGGGCAGTTGGCGAAGGTCAGCAAGTTCTACAGGCAGAGCCCATTGCTGGAAGAGCCGTGCTCTGGTGAAGACGTGGTCCCTGGCAGGGAGTAAGCGGGTTGTGCAGCGCAGAGATAATGCGGGGGAATGGGAGAAGCTGCCGACTAAAACTGACTGAGCTGCAGCGATCCTTTGGGAGACTGGGATTCCCCAGATGTGTTTAAACCTACCTGCAGGCTTCATGAAGAAGGAGAGTTTGAAAGATAGATGAAAAAATTACTGTGGAGTCGTTTTTCTCTGCAACTTGGTTTTGATactcacacagaatcacagaatgatctcggttggaaaagaccttgaagatcatccagtccaaccattaacctcacactgaccgttctcaactccaccagatccctcagcgctgggtcagcctgACTctgaaacccctccagggatggggactccacccctgccctgggcagcccattccaacgcccaacaaccccttctggaaagaaatgcttcctaatagccagtctaaccctgccctggcgcagcttgaggccattccctcttgtcctatcgcttgttactcggttcaagagactcatcccccctctctgcaccctcctttcaggtagctgtagagggcgatgaggtctcccctcagcctcctcttctccagactaagcccccccacttccctcagccgctccttagAGGAATTGttctccagactcttcaccacTTTTCTATATATACAGCAAAGAACAGGATATTGattaaatgataaaaatattttcgCTCTTAAGCAGAACCAACAACTTCATGCTCCTTCAGTTGCACAGGAAATTTTATCTGGAAGGTTTCATAGAatcatcacagaatggtttcggttggaaggcacctttaaaggccatctagtccaacccccctgcagtgagcagggacatcttcaactagatcaggttgctcagagccccatccaacccgaccttgaacatttccagggatggggcatctaccacctctctgggaaacatgtgccagtgttttaccacccttcgtgtaaaaactttcttccttaaatctagcctgaatctgccctcttttagtttaaagccattaccccttttcctatcacaacaggccctgtctctctctttcttataagtcccctttaagtactggaaggccgctataaggtcccccctggagccttctcttctccaggctgaacaaccccaactctctcagcctgtcctcacaggagaggtgttccagtcccCTGACCATTtctgtggccttctctggacctgctccgACAGGTTTCCAATGCCATCccataaattgggagaggagtaactggagagcagccctgcagagagatCTGGGGTTGTTGGCTGACAGCGGCTCACCAGAAGCCAACAGTGTGCCCCAGCAaccaagagggcaaaccgcatcccagggtgcatcaaacacagtgtAACCAGTCAgtcaaaagaggggattatcccGCTGTAGTTAGCactggtgtggcctcaccttgagtattgtgtgcagttctgggtgCCACCATTTAAAAAGGATGTGAAGAtacttgaatgtgtccagaggagggcaccaaagctggtgaaggggctggaggcatgtcctgtgaggagcagctgagggccCTGGGTTTGTCAGGTTTGGAGAGAaaaaggctgaggggtgacctcactgctctctccagcttcctggggaggggaaggggagagggaggtgctgagctcttctccctgggatccagggtCATGTGGCAACAGTTCCAagtgtgccaggggaggtttagattggacattaggaacaTTTCTTTATTGAGAgggaggtcaaacactggaacaggcttccttGAGGGGTGGTTGATGACCCAAGCCTgacagtgtttaagaggcatttggacaatgcccttaactTTTGCTCAGCCCTGAATTGggcaggcagttggactagatgattgttgcaAGTCATTTCTGACTGaaatgattctattctattctattctattctattctattctattctattcctattcTATTCAATTCTCTGCCCCCAACACCAACCCCTTCCTCCTAGGCCTcgcctcccttcctcctcttgaCACTAGGCCCAGCTGCCGCCATCCTTGTAGCCCCTTCCTCCCGCCACCCCGGAACACCACGTCTCCTCAGGTTGGGCCCGGCAGCGCCGAGCATTTCTCAAACCGGTAATGGCGGAGGAGGGAACAGCTCGGCCGAGGAAGCCCTATGGCCCGGCCtggcgcggggcacgccggggGCGGGACTACAcctcccggcgtgccccgcgggTGAAGCCTTCACGCGTAAAGCagaactacagctcccggcgtgcccgCGGGGTCAGCCTCCGTGCATGCGCAGTTCATGACTACAGTTCCCGGCGTGCCTTGCGGCGAGGCGGAAGCGGCGCGATGGCGGCAGGTGAGGGGCCCGGGCCGGCCGTGGCTCCGGTCGCCTGCGGTCCGGCGGGCTGACGGCTCCGCTTTATGCCCGCAGATCGGTAGCCGGTGCCGCCGCCATGGCGCTGATCGAGGGCGTTGGCGATGAGGTGACCGTGCTCTTCGCGTTGTTGCTGGTCGccgtggtgctggggctggcctGGGCCTCCACGCGCGCCCCCGAGCCCGTCGCGACGCCCCGCGACGCCGCGACGCTGCCCGAGGAGAGCCCGAGCGCTGCCCCGACCCCCGTCGAGCACAAGGCCCCAGCGGCGGCGGCTGGAGCGGCTCCCGATGGGGCAGGcgcgctggcagcggggctgcggccccgggccggccccgcacCAGCGCAGGGTCCCGTCGGTGAGGGGGAcggcggccccgccgagcccaCCATGGTGCTGCGGCTGAAGTTCCTCAACGACACGGAGCGCCTGGCCCGGGTGCGCCCCGGTGACACCGTCGGGGCCCTGAAGAggtgaggggcagggctggccgCTTCTCCCACGGCACCACTCAGGGCTTTCCCGGCTGGGGGCGGCGCTTTGGGCATCCCCGAGCCCCGCCAGtggctccttccctgcctggAGCAGCGGGAGCTGCCGCTCTTACCCTTGTGCAGGTGCTTGGGCCTGtgctcctggctgccagggccaCCGGGCAGCCCATCCTGGCAGGTGCCTTCACTTCTGGGAACGCCTGGGGCGGCTGGTGGCGGAGCGTGGGcgcaggggtgcaggcagagcGGGTGGTCAGGGGGGTGCATTTTTGTAGCCTCcgcctggggagggggtggacGGAGGGGACACTACCCTGGTAGGAGCGTGACATCTCTCTCCatgtcccccaccccagggcctATTTCCCCGGGCAGGAGCAGCAAGTGCGACTGATCTACCAGGGCCAGCTGCTGCGCGACgacacccagagcctggccgccCTGCACCTCGCCCACAACAGCGTCCTGCACTGCCACATATCCCAGCACAgcccggcccccgcgcccgccggcccCCACGCCTCCGCCGACCCCGTGCACGCCGCCCTCAACGTGGGCAGCCTCATGCTACCGCTCTTCGTGCTGATGCTGGCCGTGCTCTGGTACTTCCAGCTGCAGTACCGCCACGTCTTCACTGCCACCGCCACCACCTTCCTGGCTGGCCTCACCCTCCTCTTCAGCTTCATGGCCTTCACCATGTACCGCAGATAGCACGGTCCTGTGCCCCGAAAGGAGCCACTGTGCCCAGAATACACGGGTGGAGTCTCCCTGCACACCTGAACTTGGGAGGGATGGGGGACTGAGCCATGGACTGTGTCCCCCGTGGGGGCTCCCAGGGAGCTGGTgtcagggcagggagcaggcagcctgcCCGCACGGCCTGTCCCGCGGTTCCAGGGccgggcagcgctgcagcggggGTTGCTGCAGGAGTGAGCGCTCTGCTacttctggggaggggagggggggtctcggggccccccacagccctgcacggAGCATCTGCCTGgcccccccatcccacctgccGCTCCCGTGCTCGGCTGGCTCTATGTGCGGGAGCTCCTGCAGCCCTCCGGCACGCTGCTCCTGCCCGGATGGCGTCCgccccccccggggtgggggctgctccccggggctggcgggggggatGAGCTCCCCACTGCTCTGTTATGATTAAAGAGGAAGGACTGTGAACGGTCGCGGCCTCCCGGCTCTGGTGcgccgcggggtggggggggaggacgACAGCGGGGCAGCGGGGGACACCGGGGtgccgggaggggcggggctccCACCGCGGCGCACAGCGGGCGGGGCCTGCGCCTCGGGCCACGCGTTCCGCATGGCAGCCACGCGCCTGCGCCAGCTGGGCCGCCCCGCCCGTCGGCGAGACGCTCGCTCATTGGAGGACGGGTGGCGGCTTATTTGCATATGCCGCTACGGACGCCGCAAAGCGCTCGCGTGCTGGGTGCCGCCCCCGGAAATGGGGGCCGCGCGcgcgagggggcggggccgcggcttCCCTCTGCCCGACGGGGGGGCTGTCGGGAAGATGGCGGACTCGGTGTCCGGGCGGTGCTgagcggccggggcggcggcgggtcccAGCGCGGCCGCGAGCGCCATGtagggccgggccgggcaccgGGGGTTGGTGGGACTGAGGGTCGGGGCGCGGGTTAGGCACCGAGGGGCCCGTTTAGGCCGGAGAGGTGGGAATAGGGGACCCCGGGGATGGGGGGCCTGGGTGGGCCGGGTGTCGCGGTCCTGGTGCGGCCCAGCCCGAGCCGGAGGTCCTGGTACCGGGGGAGGGGAAAGTCGGGGCGGCCCTGGGGTCCTGGTACCGGACGGGGATATTGCGTGCCGGGGCTCCTGGAACAGGGGGGACCTGCGAGCTGGCGGCcccaggagaggggagggggctcTGTGGGCCAGGGGACATCAGGCTGGGGACACCTGTGCAGGCCGGCGGTCCCGGGGACAACGGGGCTTGTGCGGGCCAGGGGACATCGGGCTGTGCGGCTTGAGCAGAGTCCGGGTCCCGGTACGGGGGGACCTCAGAACAGGAGGCCAGTGTGGGGCAGTACCCCAGCACTGGGGCGGATCTCTGCGGGTGGGGGGGCCTCTCGCTGGCTGCAGCCATCCCAGAAGCACAAActcacccccccacacctcttGTCCCCAGGGTCTCCCGGTTCTCCGAAGCCTCTCGAGCCGCCCTGCCCTCGCCATGCTGCGCCTGCTGCCATGGCTCCGTGCTCTGACCCGGGAGAGCGTGCGGCCCGGAGTCCTGCAGGGCCTGGCTGCTGGTGACAGGAGTGGGGCCGGGATGTATCCCACCTGCTACTGTGCAGGCAAAGCTAAGCAGCGGGCTGTGCTGCTCCCCTTGGACCCCTACGGCCATGGGCTGCTGCACACCTTTCCCCCGGATGCCTACAGGACTCGAGGCCATGGCAAGAGGAAGAGCTGGAACTTCATCCACGAGAAGATGAGTTATGACACCTTCTTCACAATGAAGCGTCTGATAGAGCGCTCGCGCAGCGTGGGGGAAGTGCTGCGGTGGGTGACGCAGAACCCCAGCAAGGTGTCTGCCAGCCACTACCCCATCGCCCTGCACAAGCTGGGCCAGCTCttgcagcagcagggccaggccGCAGTGAATGGGGAGAGCCGCGGGCCTGGCCAGATGCTGGAGCAGCCAGAGTTTCAGACGCTCTGTCAGGCCATCATCAGCGGCTGCTCCAAGTTCGATAACTTCAGCATCGTCAACTGCCTGTATGCCGCTGCTGCGCTGGGTGAGTGTCACgggctgccagcagctgcctgcacagggTCGCTGGCAGAGGATGGGGGAGGCGGGCAGGGTGGCGGGACACGGGTTCGTGCTTGGGTTTGGGAGGTGAAAGGAGAGTTTGCCAGTCTGGCTGCCACAAGAGAAGTAAGGACGTACCAGAGCAGGAGCCGATGTCTGGGTTTGTGTGTGGATTTACGTGTGGTGGTGGCTTTGTGGcaggtggagctgtgctcttcgaaggaggaggcagcaggaaggGAACTGGGTGGACTGACTGCTCAGAGTGGGGGGCTTGGCTGGCTGGAGTACCCGGCGTGTTGGCCTGAAGGGCAGCCAGCACTGCCTGGTGGGATAAACTGCTCCTTGAGTTTTGCTTCAGTCCCTGAAAATCAGCAAACATCTGAGCATCGAAGTGTGAGAAATGAGATCTTGGCTAAACCCTTTGCAAGCCACGATCCCTCTGCCATCAGACATTTAATATTCAGGAGAAAAGATTCAAGCCAGTTTGGGTTCCTACGCAGCAGCCTCTGGGCTGGCCGACGGGCCGTGTCCGGGCAGCTCCCCCTTCACTGGGCCCTGAGGTCCCTGTGGATTCTCCCACCTGTGAGGAAGGAATCAGGTCTGGCAGTGTCCTGCGGCAGCAGgtgcctgccctccccaccccagcagttCCTGCCAGCCCTACACTCCTGTGTCCCACACGCACATCTCCTGccattctgtttgcttttttttttccaccccagcCGCACGCTGGGCCGAGGCCTCAGCCGAGCCGTGTATGGAGACGCCCGGTCCTGGCCGTGGGTTGATGCAGTAACTCTAGACCCCGCtgaaggggggaggggagaagttTCTGCTCTTTCCCCCCTCTGTCTCATGGCGCCTTGTGTTTGTTGACACTGAACTCTGGGCTGCCAGGCGCCTCTCCCCTCAGCTGGGCTCCCCCTGGCCTGCTCTGGTTTTGACCCACACTTTGTTCTCCATCAGTCGCCCTTCCCTGCTCACCACGCTTACCCGCTCATTAATAAAAATGCTAACCTGCCTTTTTGAGGGCTTTTTGAAGGAACAAAGCAACTGCTCAGACCAATTCTTCACTTTCCACCTTCTGACTGATTTTTGATTAATGATAAAATGCAGCAACTTACCCCATGCTGCCTTAGTTGCTTTAAAGCCCTTTTGAAAATTGAAATCTTGTCAGCTGGCTTAGGAGACCAGTGGGCTACCAGGGCCTCATACAGCGCATAATGCTTCATGCATCTCCTGAAAATATCTCTCCTGACACGTGAAGGATGGCCTTTGCCTTTTCTCGCAACCGCGCTGTGCGCCTGGCCTCTTGTCATTCCGTGGCTGAATAATACGTCCAGAGTTGGAGGAAAGTATTTTCCCCAGGAGCCGAGTTTGAAAGACTAAAGCTAAACTAGAAAATGGGAGaaagttaaaaatgtgaaagGATTAACTCCTGTTGTACACGGACAGTTTTTATTTTGGTAATTGTTGATGTCTAACTTGTTTTCCAACCAAAactttttaaagcactttttgaGGTGTGTTATTTATCTGTAAGAAGTTTGAGACTTAAGAAGTAAACCTGGCTTTTGCAGTTGAACGAAAGGGCTCCCAGTTTGGTGAAGCGGATGGGGAATAATCCAAGAGCTCCAAATGGCTTTTTTCTGGGGTGTGGATGCATTGATGTTCCGGTCAGGCTTTGCCAAACCggtcctctttcctctttccctttatCATCTTCGGTTTGATTGCCAACATGGCAAATCTGTCCTCCTCCAGCTGTAGTCTCAGGCCTTACAAGGATGGTTGTGCCTAGCGAAGGTGAGAGGCGGGGTCCACGTGTCCCTAACCCCTTCCCTGTCGCAGGCCTGCCTGGGGAATCGCCGCTGGTGCGAGTGCTGGAGGACGAATCCCGGAGCCGCCTGGGCCGCTTCAACCAGAAGGATGTTTCCATGGTCTTCAGCAGCGTGATGAGGCTGCACCCGTCCAGCCCCCACCCCCTGGTCGAGTCTTGCCTCAGCAGCTTGGAACGGCACCTGGAGAAGGAGCGACACCCCCAGACCCTCTTCCTGCTCCTCTCCTACTACCGGCTGCGGGCGCAGGCGCTGCAGGGACACCCGGCCTCCGACCAGCAGCTGATCAACAACCGCAAGATCCTGCGCCTCGTCAGGCACACGCTGGGGCAAGTGAGTGCCATGCGGGAGCACGAGCTGGCCCTCTTGGACGAGATGCTGGCTCTGTGCGCCCAGGAGGCCAACAACAAGGCCCTGGAGGCCATCTTCAGCTCTCAGCTCTTCTACGAGAACCGCCAAGAGCGATTCATCCGCAGTATGGCAGGTGAGGGCAGGGTCTGCCCAGGCAGGGTCCTGGCCTTGCCTGCTGTGTCAGCCTCTTCCCCAGTGCGGGGGTGAGCTGGGCACTGTCCGGGTGTTTGGCAGCCTCGGAGCCTCCTTTTTTGGCCCCTTTTTTTGTGACGGCACCAGCTGGGGTCTTGCTGGGCACCAGGGCCCGCAGTGGTgaggctggagcaggaggtgctCTGCGTTATGGCCACCTTGTCACTGCCTTCCCAGCCTAACaggaacggtcagtgtgaggttaatggttggactagatgatcttcaaggtctttcccgACaaagatgattctatgattctaacccTTTTTGGGGGGCTGTGAGCCTACCTTACGTGGACACTGGGCACAGGTTGCTTGCAGCGGGGTTTCTacagcagggcccccccccccgtTCTGTGCACGTGCCAGCCTTCTGGGTGCGCAGGATGGGACTCTGCCCCGGCCTCTCACAAACCCTGTAACTTGATGGTTTCTGGAAGCCGCCTGGGTTTTTGCGGAGAGATGGCTCTGCTGCCCGGGCCTTCTTACCTCCcacctgcctgcactgc
This genomic interval carries:
- the TMUB1 gene encoding transmembrane and ubiquitin-like domain-containing protein 1 gives rise to the protein MALIEGVGDEVTVLFALLLVAVVLGLAWASTRAPEPVATPRDAATLPEESPSAAPTPVEHKAPAAAAGAAPDGAGALAAGLRPRAGPAPAQGPVGEGDGGPAEPTMVLRLKFLNDTERLARVRPGDTVGALKRAYFPGQEQQVRLIYQGQLLRDDTQSLAALHLAHNSVLHCHISQHSPAPAPAGPHASADPVHAALNVGSLMLPLFVLMLAVLWYFQLQYRHVFTATATTFLAGLTLLFSFMAFTMYRR